In Drosophila nasuta strain 15112-1781.00 chromosome 2R, ASM2355853v1, whole genome shotgun sequence, a single genomic region encodes these proteins:
- the LOC132786905 gene encoding uncharacterized protein LOC132786905 yields the protein MQFVWLLLIGTLGYCVAAPRVYNDYNSYYNRRLAAIANYNNNYYSQSSRLSRQSSSSSSKSDKENAKFAGAQNQELDDLNSDEGDTKTLLLKKKLKKLYRPYASAGAYGYGRPCIPFGRDASGAQKDAVEQGRFLFDLNVYNVYGGAGGCRGYGGYGGGLGGYGGGLGGLGGLGGGLLSDPVGPVAPVPVPVPVRPYAPFATWLSLFAPGILQNSLATTVPLADPLPLRPAAASVANDPQSDPAVDPNYNPTPVAVPVRRPVPNRVYYDSAGSPPVTPAQLVGGVATTVNGIIQQLTGQVQPVYQTGAYNVRNYRSSYG from the exons ATGCAGTTCGTCTGGCTGCTGTTGATCGGCACACTCGGTTATTGTGTCGCCGCGCCACGTGTCTACAACGATTACAATTCCTATTACAATCGACGTCTGGCAGCCATcgccaactacaacaacaactactactcGCAGAGCAGTCGCTTGAGTAgacagagcagcagcagcagcagcaaatcgGACAAGGAGAATGCCAAGTTTGCGGGTGCACAGAATCAGGAACTGGATGATCTTAACAGTGATGAAGGCGACACCAAGACTCTGCTGCTCAAGAAGAAGCTGAAGAAACTCTATCGACCTTATGCATCAGCTGGAGCTTATGGCTATGGCAGACCATGTATTCCCTTTGGCCGCGATGCCAGCGGCGCTCAGAAGGATGCCGTTGAGCAGGGACGATTTCTGTTTGACCTGAATGTCTACAACGTGTATGGCGGTGCAGGCGGCTGTCGTGGCTATGGCGGCTATGGTGGAGGATTAGGTGGCTACGGTGGCGGATTAGGTGGCTTAGGTGGTTTAGGTGGCGGTCTGCTCTCTGATCCCGTAGGTCCAGTTGCTCCTGTTCCCGTGCCCGTACCTGTGCGTCCCTATGCACCATTTGCCACCTGGCTGTCGCTCTTTGCCCCGGGCATATTGCAGAACAGCCTGGCCACCACTGTGCCGCTCGCTGATCCGCTGCCCTTGCGACCAGCTGCCGCTTCGGTTGCCAACGATCCACAGAGCGATCCTGCCGTTGATCCCAACTACAATCCAACTCCAGTTGCAGTCCCAGTGCGTCGTCCTGTGCCCAATCGAGTGTACTACGATTCAGCAGGCTCT CCGCCAGTGACGCCAGCTCAGCTTGTGGGAGGCGTGGCAACCACAGTCAACGGCATCATCCAACAGCTGACGGGTCAAGTGCAGCCGGTCTATCAAACAGGCGCCTATAATGTCAGGAATTATCGCAGCAGCTATGGATAA
- the LOC132785199 gene encoding pupal cuticle protein Edg-91: protein MALCLLEDMEEATTPRLEQVQVLQRAAAVATMDMALGIQDTAMDGQAQDMVEDLEEAMERRPQNLFLLLGICLVFLLNEANAGKLKLLAFKGPHGGFVKVKARTPKLLGLKAGLIGGALGAGLGGGISGGFGGGVNVGGGFGGYGGHSSGYEHHEEHHESHYSSGGSYGGGSYGGGGFGGGGFGGGGLWGK, encoded by the exons ATGGCTTTGTGCCTTTTGGAGGATATGGAGGAGGCAACTACGCCTCGTCTGGAGCAAGTGCAAGTGCTgcagcgagcagcagcagtggcaactaTGGATATGGCTTTGGGAATCCAGGATACGGCTATGGATGGCCAGGCGCAGGATATGGTGGAGGATTTGGAGGAGGCTATGGAGCGG CGTCCACAAAATTTATTCCTTCTCCTAGGAATCTGCTTAGTCTTCCTACTAAATGAAGCCAACGCTGGCAAGCTCAAGCTTCTTGCCTTCAAAGGTCCACATGGTGGTTTCGTCAAGGTGAAAGCGCGTACTCCAAAGCTGCTGGGTCTTAAAGCTGGTTTGATTGGCGGCGCATTGGGTGCTGGACTTGGCGGAGGCATCAGCGGCGGATTCGGTGGAGGCGTGAATGTTGGCGGCGGCTTCGGTGGTTATGGAGGCCACAGCAGCGGTTACGAGCATCACGAGGAGCATCATGAGAGCCACtacagcagcggcggcagttATGGAGGCGGCAGCTATGGAGGCGGTGGCTTTGGAGGCGGTGGCTTCGGCGGTGGTGGCCTGTGGGGTAAATAA
- the LOC132785756 gene encoding peroxisomal membrane protein PEX13 yields the protein MKISCAFLMLCLFGSSYAQYQYPGAGASSTGAAQGVSPSSASPAAPVDNRIIGLNGLLGGGGGGGGGGPFGGLFSNLLGGFLGGGNNARPSFGQQGYPAPLPSYGGGYPGYGGVGFPGYGGALGNGYAGNYPGGYPGSNYGGGYVPGYGNYYG from the exons ATGAAGATTAGCTGTGCT TTCTTAATGCTTTGCCTCTTCGGCAGCAGCTATGCTCAATATCAATATCCAGGCGCAGGAGCTTCCTCCACAGGAGCTGCTCAAGGAGTCAGTCCCTCGTCCGCTTCGCCTGCTGCTCCCGTGGATAATCGCATAATTGGTCTCAATGGCTTGCTtggcggaggaggaggtggtGGAGGCGGCGGACCATTTGGTGGTCTGTTTAGCAATCTTCTCGGTGGCTTCTTAGGCGGTGGCAACAACGCACGCCCTTCGTTTGGTCAACAAGGTTATCCCGCTCCCTTGCCTTCCTATGGCGGTGGTTATCCCGGCTATGGAGGAGTTGGTTTCCCTGGCTATGGAGGCGCTCTCGGCAACGGTTATGCTGGCAACTATCCCGGCGGCTATCCAGGCAGCAATTACGGTGGTGGCTACGTTCCCGGCTATGGCAACTATTATGGCTAA
- the LOC132786801 gene encoding splicing factor 1: MWQLRQRRLPNFITGLIKRHLIVTGAASSQPSGCSVQIETLMRIVAKMSSLMLLLLMLLSAICCADLQQDEQEELQPEHYDGRSFFFLGTLFRRWRDRWLAFHNPAPLYAGAAFPINGYYNCPPFGCNPAGIGPQPGYYPPYYGSSLQQQQQQQQQAQGNSNVYIYQTDQNSASSATGSMPPYGSAFLGPARQPTPLLPPSSSSPQAPPFPPLPPLPPRPIPLPPATLPPQVSASSSGGGSSFGFGAVPLPVPLPVAGCCALG, from the exons ATTAAGCGGCATCTCATAGTGACTGGAGCAGCTTCATCCCAGCCAAGTGGATGTTCAGTTCAGATAGAGACTTTAATGCGGATAGTTGCCAAAATGTCTTCGCTC AtgcttttgctgttgatgctgctctCGGCCATTTGCTGTGCGGACTTGCAACAGGATGAGCAGGAGGAACTGCAGCCGGAGCACTACGATGGACGTTCGTTCTTCTTTCTGGGCACTTTGTTTCGTCGCTGGCGGGATCGTTGGCTCGCTTTCCACAATCCTGCTCCGCTTTACGCTGGCGCCGCGTTTCCCATTAATGGTTATTACAATTGTCCGCCCTTTGGCTGCAATCCTGCTGGCATTGGACCCCAACCTGGTTACTATCCGCCCTACTACGGATCatcactgcagcagcaacaacaacaacagcaacaggcgcAGGGCAACAGCAATGTGTACATCTATCAGACGGATCAGAATAGTGCGAGTTCAGCAACTGGCAGCATGCCGCCTTATGGCTCAGCTTTCCTTGGTCCAGCGCGACAGCCAACGCCTTTGCTGCCGCCTTCCTCCTCTTCACCACAGGCACCACCGTTTCCTCCTCTACCTCCACTTCCCCCGCGGCCCATTCCTTTGCCTCCGGCCACGCTGCCGCCTCAAGTaagcgccagcagcagcggcggtggaagcagctttggctttggaGCTGTTCCTCTGCCTGTTCCGCTTCCCGTGGCTGGCTGCTGTGCCCTGGGCTAA
- the LOC132786903 gene encoding micronuclear linker histone polyprotein — protein sequence MVQTGISLNERFTQMQSRQDHQARPAAPSASRGRRSRSQSRSRRIVDATASAANTRLLQEFKRKHTVQTALKLKRRSLRTTANGGIGGGSNIKSLRMGPNGRAVRSNNSTRLATMRADLIANNGGGRPRRSGSVSRRASSVARAAGAGGLRQRLGLRRPTVGGAAERVAQRRRGLPRQQQQLQQQPAFSRSRDQSRGRAQSRGRDQSRGRSQSRGRSQSRARSQSRGRSQSRGRRPQQQQALGQRVGGGGGRAAGRVSVKQRLGVRPGVAAAAGAGAAAGRRRGANRRRDNNTTSQVRGVAAGRIGKRRNSNAAQKAVAVAAATTAGGRGRRGRARGRSAVRAVNAATAGSAVTQRSRSRSRSRARQGGNAAAAAASPANGGRQKAAAGARRRGRSQQRAGGKVAKAGNKNGNNNGKNKNNSANNKKGEATGAGKANQQGRRGRSRNRGGRPATGKPQRGEVKREDLDKELDQYMSTTKSEMDYLLK from the exons atggtGCAAACAGGAATCTCGCTAAACGAGCGTTTTACTCAAATGCAATCTCGCCAGGATCATCAGGCTCGTCCAGCCGCGCCATCGGCGTCTCGTGGTCGCCGTAGTCGTTCTCAGAGTCGCAGTCGCCGCATTGTGGATGCCACAGCATCGGCGGCCAACACTCGACTGTTGCAGGAGTTCAAGAGGAAGCACACTGTTCAGACGGCCCTCAAACTGAAGCGC AGAAGCTTGCGGACAACTGCCAACGGCGGCAtcggcggcggcagcaacatcaaaTCGCTCCGGATGGGGCCCAATGGAAGAGCCGTGCGCTCAAACAACAGCACTCGCCTGGCAAC CATGCGCGCCGATTTGATTGCCAACAACGGTGGTGGACGACCACGTCGCAGCGGCAGCGTATCCCGGCGTGCCAGCTCGGTGGCTagagcagcaggagcaggtGGACTACGCCAGCGACTGGGATTACGTCGACCCACGGTGGGTGGCGCAGCCGAGCGTGTGGCACAACGTCGCCGCGGCTTGCcccgccagcagcagcaactgcagcagcagccagcctTTTCACGCAGTCGTGATCAGAGTCGCGGACGTGCTCAGAGTCGCGGACGCGATCAGAGTCGTGGCCGTTCGCAGAGCCGTGGTCGTTCGCAGAGTCGTGCCCGCTCGCAGAGCCGTGGCCGCTCACAGAGTCGCGGACGCCgtccgcagcagcagcaggcattAGGCCAAAGagttggtggtggtggtggacGTGCAGCAGGCCGAGTATCGGTGAAGCAACGTTTGGGCGTGCGTCCAggtgtggcagcagcagctggcgcaGGAGCAGCTGCCGGCAGACGACGTGGAGCGAATCGTCGTCgtgacaacaacacaacaagtCAAGTGCGCGGCGTTGCTGCCGGACGCATTGGAAAGCGTCGCAATTCGAACGCAGCACAAAAGGCAGTTgccgttgcagctgcaaccacTGCTGGTGGCCGCGGACGCAGAGGACGTGCACGTGGCAG ATCTGCTGTGCGTGCCGTTAATGCTGCCACTGCTGGTTCTGCTGTCACACAACGCTCGCGCTCTCGCTCACGATCTCGGGCACGTCAGGGAggaaatgctgctgctgctgctgcgtcgccAGCAAATGGCGGCAGGCAAAAGGCTGCTGCAGGCGCACGTCGCCGTGGTCGCAGCCAACAGCGTGCAGGTGGCAAGGTTGCTAAGGCTGGTAATAAAAATGGTAACAACAACGGCAAGAATAAGAACAACagcgccaacaacaagaaaggAGAAGCGACAGGAGCTGGCAAAGCAAATCAGCAAGGTCGTCGTGGACGTAGTCGCAATCGTGGTGGTCGCCCAGCTACAG GTAAACCGCAGCGTGGCGAAGTGAAGCGTGAGGATCTGGACAAGGAGCTGGATCAGTATATGTCAACCACAAAATCTGAAATGGACTATCTGTTGAAGTAG
- the LOC132786411 gene encoding pupal cuticle protein Edg-91 produces the protein MARFCCLLVLLAVAGYGVAAPAPGKAQGRTFGLLGGGLGGGVGLSAGIGLNAGLYSGFGGGHGFGGGYYPGGGYGGYGRPGFGGGYYPGGGYGGGYGSGYGGYPGGGYGGGFYPGGGYNNFGGSYGGQYSQSQSQYSNNYYNGGYGGGGGFFGK, from the exons ATGGCGCGCTTTTGTTGT ttgttggtgctgctagCAGTAGCTGGCTATGGAGTCGCTGCACCTGCACCGGGCAAAGCCCAGGGACGCACATTTGGATTGCTTGGCGGTGGCTTAGGCGGAGGTGTTGGACTCAGCGCTGGAATTGGCTTGAATGCCGGTCTCTATAGTGGATTTGGCGGTGGTCATGGCTTCGGTGGTGGCTACTATCCAGGCGGTGGCTATGGAGGCTATGGCCGACCTGGCTTTGGCGGTGGTTACTATCCAGGAGGAGGCTATGGTGGAGGCTACGGCAGTGGCTATGGAGGTTATCCAGGTGGCGGCTATGGCGGCGGTTTCTATCCCGGCGGTGGCTACAACAACTTCGGTGGCTCCTATGGTGGTCAATACAGtcaatcgcagtcgcagtaCTCTAACAACTATTACAATGGCGGCtatggcggtggcggtggttTCTTTGGCAAGTAA
- the LOC132786904 gene encoding adenosine 3'-phospho 5'-phosphosulfate transporter 1, protein MVVYKMGTRTPELIICSFIVVSLLVIHFFSDLLRISLGGRYVVDMTLSQLVESQSKDYAWLLKLLVNCFGYSCVFVPGYLIYKYVQRSNYLERGNKTLLHTAVNMCITGNSGYDPLELTPNERERTQIKRTSSQEAVQLFWCFGGLMVSYLTWGVLQEKIMTQHYYNFNGESAKFKDSQFLVFANRLLAFFVALIYMQWQPAPGRHRAPLYKYSFASFSNIMSAWFQYEALKFVNFPTQVLAKSCKIIPVMLMGKIMSKAKYESYEYFTALLISLGMIFFMSGSSDNSKASGVTTLTGIFLLSMYMVFDSFTANWQGGLFKSYGMSSLQMMCGVNLFSSIFTGASLSMQGGFMDSLAFATEHPKFVFDMVVLSICSAVGQLFIYHTIDVFGPVVFTIIMTLRQAAAIMLSCFIYQHSITLLGIFGVLIVFVAIFLRVYCNQRLRAKRKRAEASKPKIAV, encoded by the exons ATGGTCGTCTACAAGATGGGAACTCGTACACCAGAGCTAATAATATG CTCCTTCATCGTTGTCAGCCTACTCGTTATTCACTTCTTTTCGGATCTGCTGCGCATTTCTCTGGGTGGTCGCTATGTGGTGGACATGACGCTGTCTCAGCTGGTGGAGTCACAGTCCAAGGATTATGCCTGGTTGCTTAAGCTACTTGTCAATTGCTTCGGCTATAGTTGCGTCTTTGTGCCAGGCTATTTGATCTACAAATATGTGCAGCGTTCAAATTATCTGGAGCGTGGCAACAAAACGCTGCTGCACACCGCTGTCAACATGTGCATCACAGGGAACTCCGGCTACGACCCCCTAGAACTCACTCCAAACGAGCGTGAACGCACGCAAATTAAACGCACAAGTTCCCAGGAGGCTGTACAGCTATTTTGGTGCTTTGGCGGCCTCATGGTCTCCTATCTGACGTGGGGTGTGTTGCAGGAGAAGATTATGACGCAGCATTACTACAACTTCAACGGAGAAAGTGCCAAATTCAAGGATTCACAGTTTCTGGTCTTCGCCAACCGACTGCTCGCCTTCTTTGTGGCCCTCATATATATGCAATGGCAACCAGCTCCGGGAAGACACCGGGCGCCACTCTACAAGTATTCGTTTGCCTCGTTCTCAAACATTATGAGCGCCTGGTTCCAATACGAGGCTCTGAAGTTTGTAAACTTTCCCACACAAGTGTTGGCCAAGTCCTGCAAGATTATTCCAGTCATGTTAATGGGCAAAATCATGTCGAAAGCCAAATACGAGTCGTATGAGTATTTCACAGCTTTGCTCATTTCCCTGGGCATGATTTTCTTCATGAGTGGCTCGTCGGATAACAGCAAAGCGAGTGGAGTGACCACATTGACGGGCATCTTTCTGCTCTCCATGTACATGGTCTTCGACAGCTTCACGGCCAACTGGCAGGGCGGATTGTTTAAGAGCTACGGCATGAGTTCGCTGCAAATGATGTGCGGCGTCAATCTGTTCTCATCGATCTTCACAGGCGCCTCACTCTCCATGCAGGGCGGCTTCATGGATTCGCTCGCATTTGCCACAGAG CATCCAAAGTTCGTGTTCGACATGGTTGTTCTATCCATCTGTTCGGCGGTTGGCCAATTGTTTATCTACCACACAATTGATGTGTTTGGCCCAGTTGTGTTTACCATCATCATGACGCTGCGACAG GCGGCTGCCATAATGCTTTCCTGTTTCATCTATCAACACAGCATTACGTTGCTGGGCATCTTTGGTGTGCTCATCGTATTCGTGGCCATCTTTCTGCGCGTGTATTGCAATCAACGCTTGCGGGCGAAACGCAAACGTGCCGAGGCCAGCAAGCCCAAGATCGCTGTTTAG
- the LOC132785198 gene encoding keratin, type II cytoskeletal 2 epidermal — MKLNTGSLLLLLCVAFGEGHGFGGKKFGGGYGVGYPLPYPVAQPVPVPEPIVVPQPIPVPQPVPVPVAVPQPIPYVPFKHGWKGGLGGFGGGYGGYGGYGGGYQSYSSYSSASAFGGGAYGGFGGLGGFGGFKRR; from the exons ATGAAGCTAAACACG GgatcgctgttgttgctgctttgtgTAGCCTTTGGCGAAGGACATGGCTTTGGTGGCAAGAAGTTTGGAGGGGGCTACGGAGTGGGTTACCCATTGCCGTATCCTGTGGCACAACCAGTTCCAGTTCCCGAGCCAATTGTTGTCCCACAACCAATTCCAGTGCCTCAACCTGTTCCAGTGCCAGTTGCAGTGCCTCAGCCTATACCCTATGTGCCTTTCAAGCACGGCTGGAAGGGCGGATTAGGTGGTTTTGGAGGTGGCTATGGAGGCTATGGCGGCTATGGTGGTGGCTATCAGAGCTATTCATCGTATAGCTCGGCCAGCGCATTTGGAGGCGGCGCTTATGGTGGTTTCGGAGGATTGGGTGGATTTGGCGGTTTCAAACGGCGCTAA